A window of Primulina tabacum isolate GXHZ01 chromosome 4, ASM2559414v2, whole genome shotgun sequence contains these coding sequences:
- the LOC142542656 gene encoding tRNA wybutosine-synthesizing protein 2/3/4: MVFDKRKAAAMVAMKSPEPDNSPKGTLDLPIVPLLNTINSHPSFFTTSSCSGRISVFSHPTNHSTLKKKAKGGTWIFISHDPVHQSSLLPLLYPASSDAPPSRVTSESDHLESHSMVFRFEPLIIAVECRDLEAAQCLVSLAISSGFRESGITSVSKRVIIAIRCSIRLEVPLGDSIKIMVSQEYVEYLVGVANEKMEANRKRTDLFLTTLIKNGFSSSPILVEGEVLGCRSEKYSEVKRIETLGNSVGNVVAGLEGKLSSETNGSCKIISFNLSTVEIDGEPVERLFLWGHSACSVDQKKILIFGGFGGIGRHERKNDLVLLDAQSGMVEIVAVMGTPSARLGHTSSVVGDFMYVIGGRADPLNILNDVWVFDMANNEWKFLQCSGSLFPPRHRHAAAVVGSKIYVFGGICDDKILSSLYVLDTLTSEWTEIETRGNWPGPLHSHSMESSCSKLYMFGGYNGEKALGDLYSFDVETSLWNKMKTYGVAPNASFSHSMFIYSNYLGVLGGCPVSGYQELSLLNLLSCSWKTIRMQSIEECLFVRSTVSVIGDNLVIVGGGASCYAFGTKFSQPMKVDLRRLLSICHDSEFMGQKEEKNRSFLYSHKTELKVNQSALQDSTFEELRGNNGGLVITKPWVLRLDKKYAKLGKDVLKNFGWLDLGRKVYTLDSKMIICFPVTEKFSAVFEDMSKVENNVEVSNDQQSWTACSFDMLKGISTPSALNLLKACGATKIVDEGANIKKTPTSPFKVMKEAVAPLLNHHRLPSELIEELPLRWERVGDMIVLPTTSFKDPVWDSIGKELWPIVAKSLGTGRLARQNRIAQTGTRDSKLEILVGDGGWVDHRENGILYSFDTTKCMFSWGNLSEKLRMARLECKDQVIVDLFAGIGYFTLPFLLRANAKMVYACEWNPHAIQALHRNLLANSVADRCVVLEGDNRVTAPKGVADRVCLGLLPSSECSWVTAVEALRDEGGILHIHGNVKDTEESSWTNHVVHSISDIAKSQGLCWEVSVDHLEKVKWYAPHIRHLVVDVRCRLRQK, encoded by the exons ATGGTGTTTGACAAGAGGAAAGCCGCTGCCATGGTCGCTATGAAGTCGCCGGAGCCCGATAATTCTCCCAAAGGCACGTTAGACTTGCCCATAGTTCCTCTCCTGAACACCATCAACTCACATCCCTCTTTCTTCACCACCAGCTCTTGCTCCGGCCGTATTTCCGTTTTCTCCCATCCCACCAACCACTCCACCCTCAAGAAAAAGGCCAAGGGAGGCACCTGGATCTTCATCTCCCACGACCCAGTTCACCAATCTTCCCTCCTTCCCCTCCTTTACCCTGCTTCATCGGATGCCCCTCCTTCCCGTGTCACAAGCGAGTCTGATCACCTGGAGTCTCACAGCATGGTGTTCAGGTTTGAGCCTTTGATTATTGCGGTTGAGTGCAGAGACTTGGAGGCGGCTCAGTGTTTGGTTTCTCTGGCTATTTCTTCTGGGTTCAGAGAGAGTGGCATTACCAGCGTCAGTAAGAGAGTTATCATCGCGATACGCTGCTCCATCCGGTTGGAGGTTCCGCTGGGGGATTCCATCAAGATCATGGTTTCTCAGGAGTATGTTGAGTACCTTGTTGGTGTTGCTAATGAAAAAATGGAGGCTAACAGAAAAAGAACCGATCTTTTTCTGACTACTTTGATAAAGAATGGATTTTCCAGTAGTCCAATTCTAGTGGAAGGTGAAGTGCTTGGTTGTCGTTCTGAGAAGTATAGCGAGGTCAAAAGGATTGAAACTTTGGGGAATTCTGTAGGGAATGTAGTCGCTGGACTGGAGGGGAAGTTGAGTTCTGAAACCAATG GATCGTGTAAAATTATTTCCTTCAATCTATCTACGGTTGAGATAGATGGTGAACCTGTTGAAAGACTTTTCTTATGGGGTCATTCTGCATGTTCAGTTGACCAAAAGAAAATTCTTATTTTTGGTGGTTTTGGAGGAATTGGACGACATGAACGTAAAAATGATCTTGTGCTTCTGGATGCACAATCTGGAATGGTAGAGATAGTTGCTGTAATGGGAACACCTtctgctcgattaggacatactTCTTCTGTTGTTGGGGATTTCATGTATGTAATTGGAGGTAGGGCTGATCCTCTGAATATTCTGAATGATGTTTGGGTCTTTGACATGGCCAATAATGAATGGAAGTTTTTACAATGTTCTGGCAGTTTGTTCCCCCCAAG GCATCGACATGCAGCAGCCGTGGTTGGTTCTAAGATATATGTATTTGGTGGAATTTGTGATGATAAAATATTATCGTCGCTTTATGTCCTTGACACATTGACTTCTGAATGGACAGAGATAGAAACTCGGGGAAACTGGCCTGGTCCCCTTCATTCGCATTCTATGGAATCAAGTTGTTCTAAGTTGTATATGTTTGGTGGATACAACGGGGAGAAAGCACTTGGGGATCTTTACAGTTTTGATGTTGAAACAAGCCTGTGGAATAAGATGAAGACATATGGGGTTGCACCGAATGCTAGCTTTTCACACTCGATGTTCATTTATTCAAATTATCTTGGCGTGTTGGGTGGATGTCCTGTCAGTGGGTATCAAGAATTATCTTTACTGAATCTTCTGTCCTGCTCTTGGAAGACTATAAGGATGCAGTCTATTGAAGAATGCCTTTTTGTTCGTAGCACAGTAAGTGTAATTGGTGATAATCTAGTAATAGTTGGTGGTGGGGCATCTTGTTATGCATTTGGGACTAAGTTCAGTCAGCCTATGAAGGTTGATTTACGTCGTTTGCTGTCGATATGTCATGATTCAGAATTTATGGGACAAAAAGAGGAAAAGAATCGATCTTTTTTGTATTCGCATAAAACTGAACTCAAGGTGAATCAATCTGCTCTCCAAGACTCTACATTTGAAGAACTGAGGGGAAACAATGGAGGCTTGGTCATAACCAAACCTTGGGTTCTTCGGCTTGATAAAAAGTATGCAAAATTGGGAAAAGATGTATTGAAAAATTTTGGTTGGTTGGATCTCGGAAGAAAGGTGTACACTCTCGACAGTAAAATGATTATCTGTTTCCCCGTGACTGAAAAATTTAGCGCAGTCTTTGAAGATATGTCAAAGGTTGAAAACAATGTTGAAGTATCCAATGATCAACAATCCTGGACGGCATGTTCTTTTGACATGTTGAAAGGTATCTCGACTCCATCGGCTTTGAATCTTCTAAAAGCTTGTGGTGCAACTAAGATCGTTGATGAAGGTGCAAACATTAAAAAAACTCCTACTTCTCCTTTCAAAGTGATGAAGGAAGCTGTAGCACCTTTGTTGAATCATCACAGGCTTCCATCAGAGCTTATAGAAGAGCTGCCTTTGAG ATGGGAACGAGTAGGAGATATGATTGTTCTCCCTACAACATCCTTCAAGGATCCAGTGTGGGACTCGATCGGAAAGGAGCTTTGGCCGATAGTTGCAAAATCACTTGGGACTGGACGTCTCGCGCGACAA AATCGAATTGCACAAACTGGAACGAGAGACAGTAAGTTGGAGATTCTTGTTGGAGATGGCGGTTGGGTTGATCACCGTGAAAACGGCATACTCTACTCTTTTGATACCACCAAGTGCATGTTCTCTTGGGGTAATCTTTCCGAGAAGCTTCGGATGGCCCGACTAGAATGTAAAGATCAAGTTATTGTAGATTTGTTCGCAGGCATAGGATACTTTACTCTTCCTTTCCTTCTGAG GGCCAACGCAAAAATGGTGTATGCCTGTGAGTGGAATCCCCATGCCATTCAAGCACTCCATCGTAATCTCCTTGCCAATTCTGTGGCTGACCGCTGTGTTGTCCTGGAAGGAGATAATAGAGTTACAGCTCCTAAA GGAGTTGCTGATCGAGTCTGCCTAGGCCTCCTTCCATCCAGTGAATGTAGTTGGGTTACCGCCGTTGAAGCGCTAAG AGACGAGGGCGGAATTTTACATATCCACGGGAACGTGAAGGACACAGAGGAGAGTTCGTGGACGAATCATGTTGTGCACTCCATTTCCGACATAGCTAAATCGCAAG GCCTTTGCTGGGAGGTTTCGGTTGATCACCTCGAGAAAGTGAAGTGGTATGCTCCACATATCAGGCATCTAGTTGTCGATGTGAGGTGCAGATTAAGACAGAAATGA
- the LOC142542657 gene encoding ATP synthase gamma chain, chloroplastic: MSCSSITMWVSSKPSISDPSALSWRSFITPFQLPSSNTSSSISTSSRPPSSTQVQCGLRDLRDRIESVKNTQKITEAMKLVAAAKVRRAQEAVVNSRPFSETLVEVLYNINEQLQTDDIDVPLTKVRPVKKVALVVVTGDRGLCGGFNNAILKKAESRIRDLKNLGLDYTVISVGKKGNTYFIRRPFIPVDRFLEGTNLPTAKEAQAIADDVFSLFVSEEVDKVELLYTKFVSLVKADPVIHTLLPLSPKGEICDINGVCVDAAEDEFFRLTTKEGKLTVERDVIRAKTPEFSPILQFEQDPVQILDALLPLYLNSQILRALQESLASELAARMTAMSNATDNAVELKKNLSLVYNRQRQAKITGEILEIVAGADALA; encoded by the coding sequence ATGTCTTGCTCGAGTATCACTATGTGGGTGTCCTCAAAACCCTCCATTTCCGACCCTTCCGCTCTCTCCTGGCGCTCCTTTATCACCCCTTTTCAGCTTCCGAGTTCAAACACTTCCAGCTCCATTTCCACATCATCTAGACCACCATCTTCCACCCAAGTTCAGTGTGGTTTACGCGATCTGCGTGACCGTATCGAATCGGTGAAAAACACCCAGAAAATCACTGAGGCAATGAAGCTTGTGGCTGCAGCCAAAGTGAGAAGAGCGCAGGAAGCTGTggtcaattccaggcctttctCTGAAACGCTAGTTGAAGTCCTTTACAACATCAACGAACAGCTTCAAACGGATGATATCGACGTCCCACTCACCAAGGTTAGGCCAGTCAAGAAAGTCGCCCTCGTCGTGGTAACCGGCGATCGTGGCCTGTGCGGCGGATTCAACAACGCCATACTGAAAAAAGCCGAGTCCCGTATCAGAGATTTGAAGAATCTTGGCCTCGATTACACAGTCATAAGTGTTGGTAAAAAGGGTAACACGTATTTTATCCGCAGACCTTTTATTCCTGTGGATAGGTTTCTCGAAGGCACCAACCTTCCGACTGCCAAAGAAGCTCAGGCCATCGCCGACGATGTATTTTCACTATTTGTTAGCGAGGAAGTCGACAAAGTGGAGCTTCTGTACACCAAGTTCGTGTCATTGGTCAAGGCTGATCCTGTAATCCATACTTTGCTTCCATTATCACCGAAAGGAGAAATCTGTGACATCAATGGCGTCTGCGTCGATGCGGCAGAAGATGAATTCTTCAGGTTAACAACAAAAGAAGGGAAATTAACAGTGGAGAGAGATGTAATAAGGGCTAAAACTCCAGAATTTTCTCCAATCTTGCAGTTCGAGCAGGACCCAGTTCAGATTCTTGATGCCCTTCTTCCTCTTTATTTGAACAGTCAAATCTTGAGGGCGTTGCAAGAATCGCTTGCCAGTGAACTTGCTGCTAGGATGACGGCGATGAGCAATGCTACAGATAATGCGGtggaattgaaaaaaaatttgtctTTAGTGTACAACAGACAACGGCAGGCGAAGATCACGGGGGAGATTTTGGAGATTGTTGCTGGCGCCGATGCCTTGGCCTAA
- the LOC142542660 gene encoding uncharacterized protein LOC142542660, producing MSKSSATAAVIRPQDYAGSPVHYAVAVGDHATLNKLLSSIPRLPDPTSIRTESDSVSQERLADKVSSSLDRRDNRLRETPLHLAVRLNDVIAARALATAGADISLQNAAGWNPLQEALLHRSTEIVSVLVQRHHLAAWSKWRRRLPSVVAALRRMRDFYMEISFHFESSIVPFVGKIAPSDTYKIWKREGNLRADTSLAGYDGLKIQRANQSFLFLNDIYDSALDIPLGSLFILNHDEKKIYDAFENAGNPLSDSDISNFCNQTSVYRPGMDVTKAELIARTNWRRQEKTENVGEWKARVYEMHNVIFTFRSRKVYPGESREDPFGPTCVLPLEIDEESDDGFIVAENPRFSMSNDRQRRHSSFVREEREFVTVTRKSVDIIPIDPRRRAPPSAVDRVVAPPDTKEKEYAKNLRPTFWLTEQFPLKTEELLPLLDILAHKVKAVRRMREVLTTTFPPGTFPVKIAIPVVPTVKVVITFTKFVELQPIENFYTPLSSPKQFSSGSRGEGGEAERTSSYFSSWLSRSGSRQQGCSGGEHMIDPFAIPSGYSWSSFDEKNRKMKKSKSSRRTK from the exons ATGTCCAAGTCTTCGGCGACGGCCGCCGTCATACGGCCTCAAGACTACGCCGGCAGCCCCGTTCATTATGCAGTGGCAGTCGGCGATCACGCCACCCTCAACAAACTCCTCTCTTCGATTCCCCGGCTACCAGATCCAACCAGTATCCGGACCGAGTCCGATTCCGTTTCCCAAGAACGTCTTGCTGATAAAGTATCTTCCTCCCTCGACCGCCGGGACAACCGCTTAAGAGAAACCCCACTCCACCTTGCCGTACGCTTAAACGACGTCATCGCTGCTCGAGCCCTGGCGACTGCCGGAGCTGACATTTCACTTCAGAATGCGGCGGGGTGGAACCCTCTTCAGGAGGCTCTCCTCCACCGATCTACGGAGATTGTCTCGGTTCTAGTACAGCGGCACCACCTCGCCGCCTGGTCCAAGTGGCGCCGTCGTCTTCCCAGTGTCGTCGCCGCTCTCCGCCGCATGCGTGATTTCTACATGGAAATTTCGTTCCATTTCGAGAGTTCCATCGTTCCCTTCGTCGGGAAAATTGCTCCATCCGACACGTACAAAATCTGGAAGCGGGAAGGAAATTTACGGGCCGATACGTCACTCGCGGGGTACGACGGTCTGAAAATCCAACGCGCTAATCAAAGCTTTCTTTTCCTCAACGATATTTACGACAGTGCTCTCGATATCCCACTGGGTTCCCTATTCATCCTCAATCACGACGAGAAAAAAATCTACGATGCCTTCGAGAACGCCGGGAACCCATTATCTGACTCTGACATTTCAAATTTCTGTAATCAGACCAGTGTCTATCGTCCCGGAATGGACGTTACGAAAGCCGAATTAATCGCCCGTACAAATTGGAGACGCCAAGAAAAGACCGAAAATGTAGGAGAGTGGAAGGCAAGGGTTTACGAAATGCATAACGTAATTTTCACTTTCCGGTCACGTAAAGTATATCCGGGAGAAAGTCGAGAAGACCCGTTTGGGCCCACATGCGTTTTGCCATTGGAGATCGACGAGGAGTCCGACGATGGATTCATCGTTGCTGAGAATCCAAGATTCAGTATGTCGAACGACAGGCAGCGCAGACACAGCAGTTTCGTGAGAGAGGAAAGAGAATTTGTAACGGTGACAAGAAAGAGCGTGGACATAATCCCCATTGATCCGAGGAGGAGAGCTCCACCTTCAGCGGTGGACAGGGTGGTGGCGCCGCCAGATACCAAAGAGAAGGAGTACGCCAAGAATTTGCGACCGACGTTCTGGTTAACGGAGCAGTTTCCACTGAAGACGGAGGAGCTGCTGCCGTTGCTGGACATCTTGGCGCATAAAGTGAAGGCCGTACGGCGGATGAGGGAAGTCCTGACGACGACGTTTCCTCCTGGGACATTTCCTGTGAAG ATAGCAATCCCTGTGGTTCCCACAGTGAAGGTGGTGATCACATTCACAAAATTTGTTGAGCTACAGCCAATTGAGAATTTTTACACTCCTCTGTCAAGTCCCAAGCAGTTTTCTAGTGGTAGTCGCGGAGAAGGCGGTGAGGCTGAGAGAACAAGCAGCTACTTCTCATCGTGGCTATCGAGGAGCGGTAGCCGCCAGCAGGGTTGCAGCGGGGGCGAGCACATGATCGATCCGTTTGCTATTCCGAGTGGATACAGTTGGAGTAGTTTTGATGAGAAGAATAGGAAAATGAAGAAGTCAAAGTCCAGTAGGAGAACCAAGTGA
- the LOC142542655 gene encoding putative GPI-anchored protein At1g61900 has product MRRGVARSFSLYPLVVLLILLGIGKSYCSLSENHGSFMLTERRADVFLPDTSPTASPQPFLPLLAPSPLTPFTNNTIPKLSGLCALNFTSLSSMMQLTSTDCMAAFAPLLANVVCCPQLEATLVILIGQSSNVTNRLALNGTLASHCLSDFEQILVGQGANVGLSKICFIHSSNLTEGSCPVSDVSEFESTVDSSNLLASCGKIDIVNECCEQVCQNAILDAARKLAQKAYNMLSLDGSHVLSDHTTRVNDCKGIVLRWLASKLDALRAKDVLRGLSNCRINKVCPLNFPNMSHVVEGCSAVTNNQTACCNAVESYVSHLQRQSFVTNLQALNCAASLGVKLRKANITNDVYNQCHISLKDFSLQVGTQESGCLLPSLPSDVVFDVTAGVSFLCDLNDNIPAPWPSTSRLPASSCNKTIKIPALPAAASSGQSSLRCTDMNSLQLLMVSAALLIVM; this is encoded by the exons ATGAGAAGAGGGGTAGCTCGAAGTTTCAGTCTTTATCCTTTAGTTGTGCTTTTGATTCTTCTCG GGATTGGAAAATCATACTGCTCCTTGTCGGAAAATCACGGAAGTTTTATGCTAACGGAACGACGAGCTGATGTATTTTTGCCTGATACTTCTCCTACTGCCTCTCCTCAGCCCTTTCTTCCTCTTCTTGCACCTTCTCCCTTGACACCATTCACAAATAATACTATCCCCAAATTATCAG GGTTATGTGCTCTGAACTTTACTTCCCTCTCAAGCATGATGCAATTGACGTCAACAGATTGCATGGCTGCATTTGCACCATTGTTGGCCAATGTAGTGTGCTGCCCTCAATTAGAAGCCACTCTGGTCATTCTCATTGGTCAATCTAGTAATGTAACCAACAGACTTGCTTTAAATGGAACACTTGCCTCCCATTGCCTTTCAGATTTTGAGCAAATTTTGGTGGGTCAGGGTGCCAATGTCGGTTTATCTAAGATATGCTTTATTCATTCATCAAATCTTACAGAAGGCTCTTGCCCGGTTAGCGATGTTTCTGAATTTGAGAGCACGGTGGATTCATCTAACCTTCTTGCTTCGTGTGGGAAGATTGATATTGTGAATGAATGCTGCGAGCAAGTTTGCCAGAATGCTATTTTGGATGCCGCCAGAAAGCTTGCTCAAAAAGCTTATAATATGCTGAGCCTGGATGGATCCCATGTGCTTTCTGACCATACAACTAGGGTTAATGACTGCAAAGGTATCGTTCTAAGGTGGCTTGCGAGTAAACTCGATGCTTTACGTGCAAAAGATGTTCTTCGAGGACTATCAAACTGCAGGATTAATAAAG TGTGTCCTCTGAATTTTCCAAACATGAGCCATGTTGTAGAAGGCTGCAGTGCCGTAACAAATAACCAGACTGCATGTTGCAATGCTGTCGAGAGCTATGTTTCTCACTTGCAAAGGCAGAGTTTTGTCACAAACTTGCAAGCTTTGAATTGTGCGGCTTCACTTGGAGTAAAATTACGAAAAGCGAACATTACAAATGATGTTTATAACCAGTGTCATATTAGCCTCAAAGATTTCTCCCTGCAAG TTGGTACACAGG AGTCTGGATGCCTTTTACCGAGCTTGCCATCAGACGTGGTTTTCGACGTAACTGCAGGGGTCAGCTTCCTATGCGACTTGAACGACAACATTCCAGCTCCTTGGCCATCTACATCCCGGTTACCAGCTTCTTCATGCAATAAAA CCATCAAAATTCCAGCACTGCCTGCTGCTGCATCGTCTGGGCAAAGCA GTCTTCGATGCACAGACATGAATTCATTACAGCTTTTAATGGTTTCTGCTGCTCTTTTGATTGTTATGTAA
- the LOC142542659 gene encoding LOW QUALITY PROTEIN: pentatricopeptide repeat-containing protein At2g26790, mitochondrial (The sequence of the model RefSeq protein was modified relative to this genomic sequence to represent the inferred CDS: deleted 1 base in 1 codon; substituted 2 bases at 2 genomic stop codons), whose product MNWVFCSMSLKSLPAKKRDIFVRGFHLGNHFTSPVAEDIILKAVCVNVKRKKWNFVDQLSSTLTSSLICRVFGEFQRSPNLVLEFHQRTRVREGLLDSLESCCILIHAMVNRRNFDDALCLMKKLIISKGYFPLEISEALVNSYDACFSSSAVFGALIRTCTELGVTEDAYVVIEKLRSRGYWISIHAWNNFLNHLLKIDEVGIFWIAYNEMISYGYCENLNSLNLIIYAHCIEGELSKAFAVLSRMLKGGISTDVISFNMLIDGACRAFNLTLAVXLVKKMEDMSRGCVSPNVVSYNCLINGYCKVGKMDCTKEILVEMVMMEVVPNVRTYATMVDGYARHGYLEEAFRLCDIMVEKGLMLDSVTYNSLIHWIYVQGYTSVASLLLSNMMENYISPDHFTHSIVAKELCRNDHVTEALKFHGWALDNNLVKDSFPYYILINFLCRSNNISGAKQLLCSMFVRGFVPNLVTYATMIDGYCKAGXMEIAVNKYPDMVEMEKDSGDLC is encoded by the exons ATGAACTGGGTTTTCTGTTCCATGTCTCTGAAGTCTCTTCCAGCAAAAAAGAGGGATATTTTTGTAAGAGGCTTTCACTTGGGCAACCATTTCACAAGCCCAGTTGCTGAAGATATTATTTTGAAAGCTGTTTGTGTGAATGTAAAGCGGAAGAAATGGAATTTTGTGGACCAGCTGTCTTCGACACTCACAAGTTCCTTGATTTGCCGTGTTTTCGGAGAGTTTCAGAGATCTCCAAATCTAGTTTTAGAGTTCCACCAGAGAACAAGAGTACGTGAAGGCCTTTTGGATTCTTTAGAGTCTTGTTGTATTCTGATTCATGCGATGGTAAACCGTAGGAACTTTGATGATGCATTATGTTTGatgaaaaaattgataataTCAAAAGGTTATTTTCCTTTGGAGATTTCAGAAGCTCTGGTCAATAGTTACGATGCATGTTTTTCAAGCAGTGCAGTTTTTGGTGCCTTGATTAGGACTTGTACAGAACTTGGGGTGACAGAGGATGCATATGTTGTGATCGAGAAATTGAGATCAAGAGGCTATTGGATTTCAATTCATGCATGGAACAATTTTTTGAACCATCTCTTGAAGATAGACGAAGTTGGTATATTTTGGATAGCGTACAATGAAATGATATCATATGGATATTGTGAAAATTTGAATTCACTGAATCTGATAATTTATGCTCATTGTATAGAAGGTGAACTTTCTAAAGCATTCGCAGTGTTATCTAGGATGTTGAAAGGTGGGATTTCGACAGATGTCATCAGTTTTAATATGCTAATCGATGGCGCTTGTAGGGCTTTTAACCTCACTTTAGCT GTGTAACTTGTAAAGAAAATGGAAGATATGTCCAGAGGTTGCGTTTCCCCTAATGTAGTTAGTTACAATTGTCTCATCAACGGTTATTGTAAGGTGGGTAAGATGGATTGCACCAAAGAAATTCTAGTTGAAATGGTCATGATGGAAGTGGTGCCTAATGTTAGGACCTATGCTACCATGGTTGATGGATATGCGAGGCACGGGTATTTGGAGGAGGCTTTCAGACTATGTGATATAATGGTCGAAAAAGGTCTGATGCTTGATTCGGTGACATATAATTCGCTCATTCATTGGATATATGTACAAGGTTATACCAGTGTAGCTTCTCTTTTGTTATCCAATATGATGGAAAATTACATATCTCCTGATCATTTCACTCATTCTATCGTTGCAAAAGAACTATGCCGGAATGATCATGTTACCGAGGCTCTAAAATTCCATGGCTGGGCTCTAGACAATAACCTTGTGAAAGATAGCTTCCCTTACTATATTCTCATCAATTTTCTTTGCAGAAGCAACAATATATCAGGAGCCAAACAGCTTCTATGCTCCATGTTTGTTAGGGGATTCGTCCCGAACCTTGTGACATATGCTACCATGATTGATGGATACTGTAAGGCAGGTTGAATGGAAATCGCTGTTAACAAGTATCCTGACATGGTAGAAATGGAGAAGGATTCAGGTGATTTATGTTAA